The Micromonospora sp. Llam0 genome includes a window with the following:
- a CDS encoding DUF6508 domain-containing protein, whose protein sequence is MLASEDVHAAFRADLGPTDEEIALALAAHPAVRWRKLFALADRLTPQDLRVEWTGGGDPESGVFLLHHPDYSPLVREVITMLSELDVVVPFNWSDWHTSTPLFPEATGLAEAPVADAARLATTYIRGERFGDGATQQALQNGALLAILARLRRWFETERPEA, encoded by the coding sequence GTGTTGGCCAGCGAGGACGTTCATGCGGCGTTCCGCGCCGACCTTGGACCCACCGATGAGGAGATCGCGCTCGCTCTTGCCGCGCATCCTGCCGTCCGATGGCGGAAACTGTTCGCGCTGGCCGACCGGCTCACCCCGCAGGATCTGCGAGTGGAGTGGACTGGTGGCGGCGATCCCGAGTCGGGTGTGTTCCTGCTCCACCACCCGGACTACAGCCCGCTCGTCCGAGAAGTCATCACGATGTTGAGCGAACTCGATGTAGTGGTGCCGTTCAACTGGTCTGACTGGCACACCTCCACCCCGCTGTTCCCGGAGGCGACCGGGTTGGCCGAGGCGCCGGTGGCCGACGCGGCCCGGCTGGCCACGACGTACATCCGCGGCGAACGGTTCGGTGACGGCGCGACCCAGCAGGCCCTACAGAACGGCGCGCTGCTCGCAATCCTCGCCAGGCTACGCCGATGGTTCGAGACCGAACGTCCCGAAGCCTGA
- a CDS encoding integrase core domain-containing protein translates to MRPDTVLRWHRDLIARRSRPRQAGRPRTVRSIRRLVLRLASNTSKEDAGCQVKYMIRDRDGKFPVLFDTVFADAGIDMVLSGVRVPGMNAVTERWVRTCRRELLGRTLILNQLHLRHALCEYEVFYNEHRPHQGIANVRPLAPLPEPITDPNCLARLKSTDVTASAASSTSTNMLPELPG, encoded by the coding sequence GTGCGCCCGGATACCGTGTTGCGCTGGCACCGGGACCTGATCGCCCGCCGTTCCCGGCCCCGCCAGGCCGGGCGGCCACGAACCGTCCGGTCGATCCGCCGGCTGGTCCTGCGCCTGGCCTCGAACACCAGCAAGGAAGACGCCGGCTGCCAGGTGAAATACATGATCCGGGACCGGGACGGCAAGTTCCCGGTCCTGTTCGACACCGTCTTCGCCGACGCCGGTATCGACATGGTCCTCAGCGGAGTCCGGGTACCCGGGATGAACGCGGTGACGGAACGCTGGGTCCGGACCTGCCGGCGTGAACTCCTCGGCCGGACGCTGATTCTCAACCAGCTGCACTTGCGGCACGCGCTCTGCGAATACGAGGTCTTCTACAACGAGCATCGCCCTCATCAGGGCATCGCCAACGTCCGGCCACTCGCGCCACTGCCCGAACCGATCACCGACCCAAACTGTCTCGCCCGCCTGAAATCCACCGACGTGACTGCCTCGGCAGCCTCCTCCACGAGTACGAACATGCTGCCTGAGCTGCCCGGATGA
- a CDS encoding restriction endonuclease has protein sequence MSRYADLRKQVGGMTESVRGMRFNSLLADALVRDGIDAEADQRGPHGEVDVAFCYGGTWWLLEAKWYADPITDEPLRHLSDVLTERLPGTMGILASWSGFAASALRRAERSRDVVLLDRTHVEALISGTVSGPELIDAVNRSLSVFGHPSLPLAALLRPRRPDPAPLWSGAPDGFTPAAVAAPGAVDPTVTAYGATIAGITADHGRLLITVDDGIMNLAVGRRAQPRRRLELTDCVGSPLATTDGDLFVVRNGGVLRHRQDALEVAAGGFTRPPIIVPGPHGTPWLLDRDTVGWPGTEHASLVQIGDHLGDQQRWPAGLPAGVYQAACWLHERTFFVLGDGHSAITDVDTGEHRWIETPVGRPHGLIRLDERHVLIVGADRHVLITVLDTATGQATEPTPINLTGPVRGAARIRDALIILAGAPVDHATVVPVVARLDLPSLV, from the coding sequence GTGAGCCGGTACGCCGACCTGCGCAAGCAGGTCGGCGGGATGACTGAGTCGGTACGCGGGATGCGGTTCAACAGCCTGCTCGCCGACGCGTTGGTTCGCGACGGGATCGACGCCGAGGCCGATCAGCGGGGGCCGCACGGCGAAGTCGACGTCGCGTTCTGTTACGGCGGCACCTGGTGGCTGCTGGAGGCGAAGTGGTACGCCGACCCGATCACCGACGAGCCGCTACGCCACCTGAGTGATGTGCTGACCGAGCGGCTACCGGGCACCATGGGCATCCTCGCCTCGTGGTCGGGGTTCGCCGCCAGCGCGCTACGCCGCGCCGAACGATCCCGCGACGTCGTACTGCTCGACCGCACCCACGTGGAAGCGTTGATCAGCGGTACCGTGTCCGGACCCGAACTAATCGACGCTGTGAACCGGTCGCTGTCGGTGTTCGGCCACCCGAGCCTGCCGTTGGCGGCGCTTCTGCGCCCACGACGCCCGGACCCGGCACCGCTATGGTCGGGTGCCCCCGATGGCTTCACCCCGGCTGCCGTCGCAGCACCCGGCGCGGTAGATCCCACCGTGACCGCCTACGGCGCCACGATCGCCGGCATCACCGCCGACCACGGCCGACTGCTCATCACCGTGGACGACGGCATCATGAACCTCGCCGTCGGTCGCCGCGCCCAGCCTCGCCGGCGTCTAGAACTCACCGACTGCGTCGGCAGCCCGTTAGCCACGACCGATGGTGACCTCTTCGTGGTCCGCAACGGCGGGGTGCTGCGCCACCGGCAGGACGCCTTGGAAGTGGCCGCAGGCGGCTTCACCCGCCCGCCGATCATCGTCCCCGGCCCGCACGGCACGCCGTGGCTGCTGGACCGCGACACGGTCGGCTGGCCCGGCACCGAGCACGCCAGCCTGGTGCAGATCGGTGACCACCTCGGCGACCAGCAGCGATGGCCCGCAGGGCTCCCGGCGGGCGTCTATCAGGCAGCGTGCTGGCTGCACGAACGCACATTCTTCGTGCTCGGCGACGGGCACAGCGCGATCACCGACGTCGACACCGGCGAGCACCGGTGGATCGAGACCCCGGTCGGCCGGCCACACGGCCTCATCCGTCTCGACGAGCGCCACGTCCTGATCGTCGGTGCCGATCGCCACGTCCTCATCACGGTCCTCGACACCGCCACCGGGCAGGCGACCGAACCCACGCCGATCAACCTGACCGGCCCGGTGCGCGGAGCGGCGCGAATCCGCGATGCCCTGATCATCCTGGCCGGCGCACCTGTCGACCACGCCACCGTCGTGCCGGTAGTCGCTCGACTTGACCTGCCCAGCCTGGTTTAG
- the hemC gene encoding hydroxymethylbilane synthase: MASTVLRGPGRSNALRLPDPGDVALPEGLTIAAYLPREDVHDAVVSRHGGTLDDLPADATVATSSPRRRAQLTARWPHLRVTAVRGNTNTRLRKLDLGECDAMILAVAGLRRIGQTARITQVLPVEDMLPAVGAGTIVVTTRTSDTATTRLVAQLTDPATALAATAERAMLRALTGHCHSPIGGLAQVESNAVRLHGAVYSPDGAKQVTAIMRGPHSDADDLGRRVADALLRAGARDLIASAAS; encoded by the coding sequence GTGGCAAGCACGGTTCTGAGGGGGCCGGGGCGCAGCAATGCGCTCCGGCTACCCGACCCCGGCGACGTCGCCCTGCCCGAGGGGTTGACGATCGCCGCCTACCTGCCGCGCGAGGATGTGCACGACGCGGTGGTGTCCCGCCACGGCGGCACGCTCGACGACCTGCCCGCCGACGCGACCGTGGCGACCAGCTCGCCGCGCCGCCGCGCCCAACTTACCGCCCGCTGGCCACACCTACGGGTGACCGCCGTTCGCGGTAACACGAACACCAGACTGCGCAAGCTCGACCTAGGCGAGTGCGACGCGATGATCCTCGCCGTCGCCGGGCTGCGCCGCATCGGCCAGACTGCCCGGATCACCCAGGTGCTGCCGGTCGAGGACATGCTGCCCGCCGTCGGCGCCGGCACGATCGTGGTCACCACCCGCACCAGCGACACCGCGACCACCCGCCTCGTCGCCCAGCTGACCGACCCGGCCACCGCGCTGGCGGCCACCGCCGAACGCGCCATGCTCCGCGCGCTCACCGGTCACTGCCACAGCCCGATCGGCGGGCTCGCCCAGGTCGAGTCGAACGCGGTACGACTGCACGGTGCCGTCTACAGCCCCGACGGCGCCAAGCAGGTCACCGCGATCATGCGAGGACCCCACTCGGACGCCGACGACCTGGGACGCCGAGTCGCCGACGCCCTGCTGCGGGCCGGGGCGCGTGACCTCATCGCCTCCGCGGCCAGCTGA
- the ltrA gene encoding group II intron reverse transcriptase/maturase, with product MDTEKVNGPKDPPLTIDGPGWRTVHWPTQEQQVQQLRSRIFKATQQQDWPKVRSLQKLMLRSRANTLVSVRQVAQRNAGRKTAGIDGKIAVTPESRAELAVQVHATIGSWKPLAVKRVHIPKARDKTKLRPLGIPVMADRCHQARVRNALEPEWEARFEPRSYGFRPGRGCHDAIESIFQTLCRKNSTRLWILDSDLAAAFDLIDHHHLMSMIGSFPARDMIGHWLKAGVFEPGKGFAPTVEGTPQGGVISPLLLNIALHGLEEVAGVRYSTARTRAGAAKGDSPVLIRYADDLVVCCQSLQEAQEVKARLATWLTPRGLSFNEEKTTIVHASEGFDFLGMNVRRYTGDKLLIKPSKKAIKRLRGRLAEEMRTLRGSNSAAVMARLNPIIRGWSAYYRTVVSSKTFNALDNYMWHLTYSWARRSHRNRPTRWIVDRHYGRFNKFRNDRWVFGNHDTGAYLLKFSWTPIERHTMVKGGASPDDPTLADYWKKRRRRVKPPLDDYTLRALDRQDGRCALCGEHLLTPEQPPQGPAEWERWWLAVARKAIARDYLVYRGGRSPAGDVRTHLVHTSCHRGHLARERGRAAKLG from the coding sequence TTGGACACCGAGAAGGTGAACGGACCGAAGGACCCACCGCTGACGATCGACGGCCCGGGCTGGCGGACGGTCCACTGGCCGACCCAGGAGCAGCAGGTACAGCAGCTACGCAGCAGAATCTTCAAGGCGACTCAGCAGCAGGACTGGCCGAAGGTCAGGAGCCTGCAGAAGCTGATGCTGCGCAGCAGGGCGAACACTCTGGTCAGTGTGCGCCAGGTCGCGCAGCGCAACGCTGGACGCAAGACTGCCGGGATCGACGGGAAAATCGCCGTGACTCCCGAGTCCAGGGCCGAGTTGGCGGTGCAGGTGCATGCCACGATCGGCTCATGGAAGCCCTTGGCGGTCAAGCGGGTGCACATCCCGAAGGCACGTGACAAGACCAAGCTACGGCCGCTGGGCATCCCGGTGATGGCGGATCGCTGCCATCAGGCCCGGGTGCGCAACGCGCTGGAGCCCGAGTGGGAAGCACGTTTCGAACCGCGATCCTACGGGTTCAGGCCGGGCCGGGGCTGCCATGACGCGATCGAGTCCATCTTCCAGACGCTGTGCCGGAAGAACTCGACGCGGCTGTGGATCCTCGACTCGGACTTGGCTGCGGCGTTCGACCTGATCGACCACCATCACCTGATGTCGATGATCGGATCGTTCCCCGCGCGGGACATGATCGGGCACTGGCTGAAGGCAGGCGTGTTCGAGCCGGGCAAGGGGTTCGCCCCGACGGTGGAGGGAACCCCGCAGGGCGGCGTCATCTCGCCGCTGCTGCTGAACATCGCACTTCACGGGCTGGAGGAGGTCGCTGGGGTCCGCTACAGCACAGCAAGAACGCGGGCCGGAGCGGCCAAGGGCGACAGCCCGGTATTGATCAGGTACGCCGACGATCTGGTGGTCTGCTGCCAATCGTTGCAGGAGGCACAAGAGGTCAAGGCGCGGCTCGCCACGTGGCTCACGCCCCGTGGGCTCAGCTTCAACGAGGAGAAGACGACCATCGTCCACGCCTCCGAGGGGTTCGATTTTCTGGGCATGAATGTCCGCCGCTACACGGGCGACAAGCTGCTGATCAAACCGAGCAAGAAAGCGATCAAGAGACTCCGGGGACGGCTCGCCGAGGAAATGCGCACGCTGCGCGGCTCAAATTCGGCAGCCGTCATGGCCAGGCTCAACCCCATCATCCGGGGATGGTCGGCATACTACCGGACGGTGGTGTCGTCCAAGACTTTCAATGCCTTGGACAACTACATGTGGCACCTCACCTACAGCTGGGCGCGCCGCAGCCACCGCAACAGGCCCACCCGATGGATCGTGGACCGGCACTACGGCAGGTTCAACAAGTTCCGCAACGACCGCTGGGTGTTCGGCAACCACGACACCGGGGCCTACCTGTTGAAGTTCTCCTGGACGCCGATTGAACGCCACACCATGGTCAAGGGCGGAGCGTCACCCGACGACCCGACCCTTGCCGACTACTGGAAGAAGCGACGACGGCGCGTCAAACCGCCGCTCGACGACTACACGCTCCGCGCGCTCGACCGCCAGGACGGACGCTGCGCACTGTGCGGCGAGCACCTACTAACCCCGGAGCAGCCGCCACAGGGACCCGCGGAATGGGAACGATGGTGGCTGGCGGTTGCCCGCAAGGCAATCGCGCGAGACTACCTCGTCTATCGGGGCGGGCGGAGCCCAGCAGGTGACGTTCGAACCCACCTCGTGCACACCTCCTGCCATCGCGGCCACCTGGCCCGCGAACGTGGGAGGGCAGCAAAGCTCGGCTGA
- a CDS encoding IS3 family transposase produces MYEFIETMRLDTAKYAYPVDFMCEQLGVSRSGYYEWRTRPDSATATRRAHLRSAIEEVFAASDGTYGHRRVHAQLRRQGVSAGPELVRQLMRELGLVPCQPRPRRWGLTQSSSGTVPDLVGREFTADAPGEKLVGDITYIPTGEGWLYLATVIDCCTKEVIGYAMDDHYQTPLISRAIRNAARNRELRKNAIFHSDRGSNYMSDDYGRTLRDLRLRRSAGRTGICFDNAMAESFFGALKNERVSRVKYPTREAARRDVTAYIEFWYNRQRLHSAVGYRPPREVHAEFENLQIAA; encoded by the coding sequence TTGTACGAGTTCATCGAGACGATGCGACTCGACACCGCGAAGTACGCCTACCCCGTCGACTTCATGTGCGAACAACTCGGCGTGTCCAGGTCCGGATACTACGAATGGCGAACCCGCCCCGACTCCGCGACCGCCACCCGCCGCGCCCACCTTCGATCGGCCATCGAGGAGGTGTTCGCCGCGTCTGACGGCACCTACGGGCATCGACGTGTCCACGCGCAACTGCGGCGCCAGGGCGTGTCCGCCGGGCCGGAACTCGTCCGCCAGCTGATGCGCGAGCTCGGGCTCGTGCCGTGCCAGCCCCGCCCGAGGCGGTGGGGACTCACCCAGTCGTCGTCCGGCACGGTGCCTGACCTCGTCGGCCGGGAGTTCACCGCCGACGCGCCTGGGGAGAAGCTCGTCGGCGACATCACGTACATCCCGACCGGCGAGGGGTGGCTGTATCTGGCGACCGTCATCGACTGCTGCACGAAGGAAGTCATCGGGTACGCGATGGACGACCACTACCAGACGCCGTTGATCTCCCGCGCCATCCGTAACGCCGCCCGGAATCGCGAACTCAGGAAGAACGCCATCTTTCATTCGGACCGGGGCAGCAACTACATGTCGGACGACTACGGCAGAACGCTTCGGGATCTGAGGTTGCGGCGATCTGCTGGCCGGACCGGAATTTGTTTCGACAATGCGATGGCGGAATCGTTCTTCGGTGCACTGAAGAACGAACGCGTGTCGCGTGTGAAGTATCCCACGCGTGAGGCGGCACGTCGGGACGTTACTGCCTACATCGAATTCTGGTACAATCGTCAGCGTCTGCATTCAGCGGTGGGCTACCGACCTCCCCGGGAAGTCCACGCAGAGTTCGAGAACCTTCAAATCGCGGCGTGA
- a CDS encoding transposase yields the protein MARISSYTPEFREEAVQLVLQSNKPVSQVAREIDVHPETLRSWVRQYRRENSGAQNSPQIGIDERARLKELERRNRELEMENSFLKKAAAYFAKDPR from the coding sequence ATGGCACGCATAAGCTCATACACCCCAGAGTTCCGTGAAGAAGCAGTGCAACTCGTTCTACAGTCGAACAAGCCAGTGTCGCAGGTTGCCCGGGAGATCGACGTTCATCCGGAGACGCTGCGTTCCTGGGTCCGCCAGTACCGGCGGGAAAACAGCGGCGCCCAGAACAGCCCACAGATCGGCATCGACGAGCGCGCTCGACTGAAGGAACTCGAACGCCGCAACCGGGAACTCGAAATGGAGAACAGCTTCCTGAAAAAAGCCGCGGCGTACTTCGCGAAGGACCCTCGGTAA
- a CDS encoding AAA family ATPase: MTADPPRIERFSPQFPTLVIVRGNSASGKTTAAREARHRYGRGCALLEQDYLRRTLLREHDSTHIQPVAPAFITATARTALDLGYHVILEGILHTERYATVLLQLIDSHPGPVAVFYLDVSFDETVRRHLNRAEPIPVTPDEMRDWYAHRDLLGVPGETVIGETSTFEQTVTTILHASGLTRASSQTPCPGRCRRCARESDQAAATTAAGG; this comes from the coding sequence ATGACCGCCGACCCGCCGCGCATCGAACGGTTCTCCCCGCAGTTCCCGACACTCGTCATCGTGCGCGGAAACTCGGCAAGCGGAAAGACGACCGCGGCCAGAGAAGCCCGACACCGATACGGGCGCGGCTGCGCCCTGCTGGAACAGGACTACCTACGCAGGACCCTGCTACGGGAGCACGACAGCACCCACATCCAGCCGGTCGCCCCAGCGTTCATCACCGCGACCGCCCGCACCGCCCTCGACCTGGGCTACCACGTCATCCTCGAAGGCATCCTGCACACCGAACGCTACGCCACTGTCCTGCTCCAACTCATCGACAGTCATCCCGGACCGGTCGCCGTGTTCTACCTGGACGTCTCCTTCGACGAAACCGTCCGCCGCCACCTCAACCGGGCCGAGCCCATCCCCGTGACCCCTGACGAGATGCGCGACTGGTACGCCCATCGCGACCTGCTCGGCGTCCCCGGCGAAACGGTCATCGGCGAAACCAGCACCTTCGAACAGACGGTCACCACCATCCTGCACGCCAGCGGCCTCACCAGGGCGTCATCGCAGACGCCATGCCCCGGGCGTTGCCGGCGCTGCGCCCGCGAATCCGACCAGGCCGCTGCCACCACCGCAGCAGGCGGGTGA
- a CDS encoding DUF6624 domain-containing protein, which yields MNDELRHELLALADEDQHVRKAAGERAGPGEEIPDDLAREWARVDGRNTARLAEVVGEHGWPTRSLVGDDGANAAWLLAQHADRNLDRQKRFLDLMRAAVAANEASAVDLAYLTDRVATHAGQPQIYGTQLRPGPDGRLTAYPIADSDMVDQRRAALGLDPLVDYIAASQQR from the coding sequence GTGAACGACGAGCTGCGGCATGAGCTGCTAGCCCTTGCGGATGAGGACCAGCATGTCCGGAAGGCCGCAGGTGAGCGGGCAGGGCCCGGTGAGGAGATCCCCGACGACCTCGCCCGGGAGTGGGCGCGGGTCGATGGACGTAACACCGCCCGGCTGGCTGAGGTCGTCGGCGAGCACGGGTGGCCCACCCGCAGTCTCGTCGGCGACGACGGTGCCAACGCCGCCTGGCTGCTGGCCCAACACGCCGACCGCAACCTGGACCGGCAGAAGCGCTTCCTCGACCTCATGCGCGCCGCCGTAGCCGCGAACGAGGCCAGCGCCGTCGACTTGGCCTACCTGACTGACCGGGTAGCCACGCATGCCGGCCAGCCGCAGATCTACGGCACCCAACTGCGCCCCGGCCCAGACGGCCGGCTGACTGCTTACCCGATCGCCGACTCAGACATGGTTGACCAGCGGCGAGCCGCGCTCGGCCTTGACCCATTGGTCGACTACATCGCGGCTAGCCAGCAAAGGTAG
- a CDS encoding DddA-like double-stranded DNA deaminase toxin: protein MGLDEVAAGLQTVLEQIARQRAGLAAAVSSVNAASNRLRAVTAGSGHILVRQTLAAAAASTTRLREADRQLAEATMAIIEYGKAIGVVLTPPRDSAPPAAAASTRPEATGSRREVSPPARAAAETASGQSTPTGDAAPAPYVPGFLESLPVRRSADAPTDGVITTTDGERISDVHSGKGGPGKGGPGLRPPFTHYVSALDHAEGHAAALMRTHGLTAATLYLNNTPCVEPMGCDRVLPYVLPEDATLTVYGPNRYVTVYRGNGKGLA, encoded by the coding sequence GTGGGTCTTGATGAGGTCGCCGCCGGGCTGCAGACCGTGCTCGAACAGATCGCTCGGCAACGCGCCGGTCTGGCCGCCGCCGTGTCCTCGGTCAACGCCGCATCGAATCGGCTACGAGCCGTCACCGCCGGCAGCGGTCACATCCTCGTGCGACAGACTCTCGCGGCGGCGGCCGCCTCCACCACGCGACTACGTGAGGCAGACCGCCAACTTGCCGAAGCAACGATGGCGATCATCGAGTACGGAAAGGCCATCGGCGTCGTCCTCACCCCGCCCCGGGACAGTGCACCGCCGGCGGCGGCAGCATCAACGCGCCCTGAAGCAACGGGTAGCCGGCGTGAGGTCAGCCCGCCAGCGCGGGCGGCGGCTGAGACTGCGTCCGGCCAATCAACACCGACGGGTGACGCCGCGCCGGCTCCATACGTGCCGGGGTTCCTGGAATCCTTGCCCGTGCGCCGGTCGGCGGACGCCCCGACCGACGGGGTCATCACCACGACGGACGGCGAGAGGATCAGTGATGTGCACAGCGGCAAGGGCGGGCCAGGTAAGGGCGGCCCCGGCCTCCGTCCGCCGTTCACGCACTACGTGTCCGCCCTCGACCATGCCGAAGGCCACGCGGCAGCGCTGATGCGCACCCATGGCCTCACGGCGGCCACCTTGTACCTGAACAACACGCCATGCGTGGAACCGATGGGCTGTGACCGGGTCCTACCGTATGTGCTGCCGGAAGACGCGACACTCACCGTCTACGGCCCGAACCGGTATGTCACCGTGTACCGGGGCAACGGAAAGGGGTTGGCATGA
- a CDS encoding Imm1 family immunity protein — MSSEPVTVSYDRTEPMAIDRLDDLDALLDRIAATPEYQRFPVMVSLETNDREHVLEVCLGRHDLSVLVWHHTFVEIATSKGTLDQPADLAYNFGGSRTDAYNNSAIPVTTARQAVREFFTTNGQRPTCLGWQTPSYDEQDEPAKG; from the coding sequence ATGAGCAGTGAACCGGTCACGGTCTCCTACGATCGCACCGAGCCGATGGCCATCGACCGGCTCGACGACCTCGACGCGCTACTCGACCGGATAGCCGCCACCCCCGAGTACCAGCGGTTCCCCGTCATGGTGTCACTGGAGACGAACGACAGAGAACACGTCCTGGAAGTCTGTCTCGGCCGGCACGACCTCAGCGTCCTGGTCTGGCATCACACGTTCGTCGAGATCGCCACCAGCAAAGGCACCCTCGACCAGCCCGCCGATCTCGCCTACAACTTCGGCGGCTCCCGCACCGACGCCTACAACAATTCGGCCATTCCCGTGACCACCGCGCGGCAGGCCGTACGGGAGTTCTTCACCACCAACGGCCAGCGGCCCACCTGCCTCGGCTGGCAGACACCCAGCTACGACGAGCAGGACGAGCCGGCCAAGGGCTGA